A part of Desulfomicrobium baculatum DSM 4028 genomic DNA contains:
- a CDS encoding nuclease-related domain-containing protein codes for MAHIHGSAVHSSITRASARRKDILLRLVLPLLFVLMLAAAGLYAFNQNQPWITAFFAVFFIAAILRFEELGLTLSHYLSHSQTNARAAQIVNKALRQLPDEYHVFHNLHFEGTQLDHAVIGPNGLFLIKTRSHLGNITATGESLRLNGWPFLLDMLTHCWNQTQKLTKHLDLQYTGGVRPCPVLCFSRASVGITGPVRAALVVEAGNLVQAILAHDDPLPADKIHVLIEKLSALVSSQTGPRLSATGGLHNDSDMSRPQPNSNRPICTRCGHQPSLEEFELFSGECPKCGRLYSFIPDESEAAPADQPHKILWKPSIPQLAVTVLLIAGYTGYIAHRQGLLRMEHMFIQTGQTAGAEPEASVAPAPAARNAADSPAPMVGQPKNSGNHTSPALKDILPSVEASRADAIEGEPASPVFSQSNDDAASTPEPEPEANSSATAAAHLDVNATSPDTDAHSGEKHQDAPSPTATLPKPKAEVAGKSLPQSTKESFDQGRLVVTSPRPLVLWFKNQQTCKEFGPFEIKGKSVRDIVLPKGFYSVVYLESGKRRHTTMSFLSDQGQLDF; via the coding sequence ATGGCTCATATACACGGCAGCGCGGTTCACAGTAGCATCACCCGGGCCAGCGCCCGGCGCAAAGACATCCTGCTGCGCCTTGTCCTGCCCCTGCTTTTCGTCCTGATGCTGGCGGCGGCAGGCCTGTATGCGTTCAACCAAAACCAGCCATGGATCACCGCCTTCTTTGCCGTGTTCTTCATAGCGGCCATCCTGCGTTTCGAAGAGCTTGGCCTGACCCTTTCGCACTATCTCTCGCATTCACAGACAAACGCCCGGGCAGCCCAGATCGTCAACAAAGCGTTGCGGCAACTCCCCGACGAGTACCATGTCTTCCATAATTTGCATTTCGAAGGCACCCAGCTCGACCACGCCGTCATCGGCCCGAACGGGCTCTTCCTGATCAAGACCAGAAGCCATCTCGGGAATATCACGGCCACGGGCGAGTCTCTGCGCCTCAACGGATGGCCATTCCTACTGGACATGCTGACCCATTGCTGGAACCAGACCCAAAAACTGACCAAACACTTGGATTTACAGTACACAGGCGGAGTGCGCCCCTGTCCGGTGCTGTGCTTCAGCCGGGCCAGCGTCGGGATTACAGGCCCTGTTCGCGCAGCGCTGGTTGTCGAGGCCGGAAACCTGGTGCAGGCCATCCTGGCCCACGACGACCCACTGCCTGCGGACAAGATCCATGTGCTGATCGAAAAATTGTCTGCATTGGTAAGCTCCCAAACCGGGCCGCGACTCAGCGCTACAGGCGGACTCCACAACGACTCCGATATGTCTCGCCCGCAGCCGAACTCAAATCGCCCTATTTGCACCAGGTGCGGCCACCAGCCAAGCCTGGAAGAATTTGAGCTCTTTTCCGGCGAATGCCCCAAATGCGGCCGACTCTATTCCTTTATTCCGGATGAGTCCGAGGCCGCACCAGCGGACCAACCCCATAAGATTCTTTGGAAACCGAGCATCCCGCAACTTGCGGTGACTGTTTTACTCATTGCCGGCTACACGGGATACATTGCCCACAGACAAGGCCTCTTGAGGATGGAACATATGTTCATCCAAACAGGGCAGACAGCCGGTGCCGAACCCGAAGCCTCCGTAGCACCCGCACCAGCTGCAAGAAATGCCGCTGATTCCCCCGCCCCCATGGTGGGGCAACCCAAAAATAGCGGCAATCATACCAGTCCTGCGCTAAAGGACATCTTGCCGTCAGTCGAGGCGTCCAGGGCCGACGCGATCGAAGGCGAACCCGCGTCCCCGGTCTTCTCCCAGTCCAATGACGATGCGGCATCCACGCCTGAACCGGAACCCGAAGCAAACTCCTCCGCCACCGCGGCAGCGCATTTGGATGTGAATGCCACATCCCCGGATACGGATGCGCATTCCGGTGAAAAACACCAGGACGCGCCATCGCCCACTGCGACACTCCCCAAGCCTAAAGCCGAAGTCGCGGGCAAAAGCCTTCCCCAAAGCACGAAAGAGTCGTTCGATCAGGGCAGGCTCGTCGTCACCTCTCCGCGCCCCCTTGTCTTGTGGTTCAAAAACCAGCAGACTTGTAAGGAGTTCGGCCCCTTCGAGATAAAGGGCAAGAGCGTGCGGGACATTGTCCTGCCCAAGGGCTTCTACAGCGTGGTGTATCTGGAAAGTGGAAAACGCAGGCACACGACCATGAGCTTTCTGAGCGATCAGGGGCAACTCGATTTCTAA
- the ybaK gene encoding Cys-tRNA(Pro) deacylase produces the protein MTPAINAAKKAKIDIVVREYAHDPACASYGLEAAEKLGVDPERVFKTLVADLGGELVVAVIPVEAMLGLKHLAKAAGAKKAAMADKSLVERTTGYVLGGVSPLGQKKRLRTFVDASATAHATILVSGGRRGLDIEIAPADLARMTGGGFARLTQ, from the coding sequence ATGACACCCGCCATAAACGCCGCCAAAAAAGCGAAAATCGACATTGTCGTGCGCGAATACGCACATGATCCCGCATGCGCCTCCTATGGCCTTGAAGCCGCCGAAAAGCTCGGCGTCGATCCGGAGCGCGTCTTCAAGACCCTGGTCGCAGACCTCGGCGGGGAACTGGTGGTGGCCGTCATCCCGGTGGAGGCGATGCTCGGCCTCAAGCACTTGGCCAAGGCCGCCGGGGCCAAGAAGGCGGCCATGGCCGACAAGTCCCTGGTGGAACGGACCACGGGGTACGTTCTGGGCGGGGTCAGCCCTTTGGGGCAGAAAAAGCGGCTGCGCACCTTCGTCGACGCCTCGGCCACCGCTCATGCGACCATCCTGGTCAGCGGCGGCCGTCGCGGCCTGGACATTGAAATCGCCCCGGCGGATCTGGCCCGTATGACCGGGGGCGGTTTTGCCCGGCTCACGCAATAG
- the ribB gene encoding 3,4-dihydroxy-2-butanone-4-phosphate synthase, producing the protein MNQTSENFENTPPRVRVERALAALQQGRGVLVTDNENRENEGDLIFAAESLTTAQMAMLIRECSGIVCLCLPEDKARALELPPMVHNNSSRYQTAFTVSIEAATGVTTGVSAADRVRTVQAAIADDARPGDLHRPGHIFPLRARPGGVLEREGHTEATVDLMRLAGLKPCGVLCEVTNEDGTMARMPQIQEFGKRHDLPVVTIDDIKEYILASAQAAI; encoded by the coding sequence GTGAATCAGACTTCAGAGAATTTCGAGAACACCCCTCCCCGCGTCCGGGTCGAACGCGCCCTTGCGGCCTTGCAACAAGGCCGGGGGGTGCTGGTCACCGACAACGAAAACCGCGAAAACGAAGGCGACCTGATCTTCGCCGCCGAGTCCCTGACCACGGCCCAGATGGCCATGCTCATCCGTGAATGCAGCGGCATCGTCTGCCTCTGCCTGCCCGAGGACAAGGCGCGCGCCCTGGAGCTGCCGCCCATGGTCCACAACAATTCCAGCCGTTACCAGACCGCGTTCACCGTTTCCATCGAGGCCGCCACGGGCGTGACCACCGGCGTGTCCGCCGCCGACCGCGTGCGCACGGTGCAGGCCGCCATCGCCGATGACGCCCGGCCGGGGGATCTGCACCGGCCCGGACACATCTTCCCGCTCAGGGCCCGGCCCGGAGGAGTGCTGGAACGCGAGGGGCACACCGAGGCCACCGTGGACCTCATGCGCCTGGCAGGCCTCAAGCCCTGCGGCGTCTTGTGCGAAGTGACCAACGAAGACGGCACCATGGCCCGCATGCCCCAGATTCAGGAATTCGGAAAACGCCACGACCTGCCCGTTGTGACCATCGACGACATCAAGGAATATATCCTGGCCTCGGCGCAGGCCGCGATCTAG
- the typA gene encoding translational GTPase TypA yields the protein MPTMQNNDNIRNIAIIAHVDHGKTTLVDVMFRQSGVFRDNQAVDDRIMDSMDLERERGITIAAKNCSVRWKGVKINIVDTPGHADFGGEVERALSMVDGAVLLVDSSEGPLPQTRFVLKKALDASLPILVVVNKIDRADARPQEVLDEVYDLFIDLGADEDQLEFPVLYAIGRDGVASPVLEEPGTDLSCLFDLILERIPGPRFDPAAPFQMLVSDLGYSDYLGRLVIGKIKAGLLQEKADLLCIGENDQYSFRPTKVQAYEGMQLKDQAAVEMGDIVVMAGLNKVGIGDTICLKESPVRLKRIDVDEPTVSMRFTINTSPFAGREGKIVQSRKIKDRLEKEALTNVAIQVEESEDKDSMVVKGRGEFQLAIIIETMRREGFELGVGRPEVIYKKDGGKLLEPLEHVYVDCDESFMGVVTEKLSIRRGKLLNLVNNGSGRVRMEFSVPSRALIGYRDEFLTDTKGTGIMNSLFDGYGEYRGDFPTRFSGSLVCDRQGQAVPYALFNLEPRGRMFVRPGDAVYEGMIVGEHNRDNDIDINPCKEKKLTNMRASGKDEAIILTPVLPMTLEMALNFIRDDEMVEVTPQNIRLRKIELSAQKRHTMSARKKKVEGK from the coding sequence ATGCCCACCATGCAGAATAATGACAATATCAGAAATATCGCTATCATAGCTCACGTTGACCATGGCAAGACCACCCTGGTGGACGTCATGTTCCGACAGTCCGGAGTGTTCCGGGACAACCAGGCCGTGGATGACCGCATCATGGATTCCATGGATCTGGAACGCGAACGCGGCATCACCATCGCGGCCAAGAATTGTTCCGTGCGCTGGAAGGGCGTGAAGATCAATATCGTCGACACCCCCGGCCATGCCGACTTTGGCGGGGAAGTGGAACGCGCCCTGTCCATGGTCGACGGCGCGGTCCTGCTGGTGGACTCCTCCGAAGGCCCGCTGCCCCAGACCCGTTTCGTGCTGAAAAAAGCGCTGGACGCGAGCCTGCCCATCCTGGTCGTGGTCAACAAGATCGACCGCGCCGATGCCCGGCCGCAGGAAGTGCTGGACGAGGTCTACGACCTGTTCATCGACCTTGGCGCTGACGAGGACCAGCTTGAATTTCCTGTGCTCTACGCCATCGGCCGCGACGGCGTGGCTTCTCCGGTGCTTGAGGAACCGGGCACGGATCTGTCCTGCCTGTTCGACCTCATTCTGGAACGCATTCCCGGCCCTCGCTTCGATCCCGCCGCGCCGTTTCAGATGCTTGTTTCCGACCTGGGGTATTCCGACTACCTCGGCCGTCTGGTCATCGGCAAGATCAAGGCCGGCCTGCTTCAGGAAAAGGCCGATCTGCTGTGCATCGGCGAAAACGATCAGTACTCCTTCCGCCCGACCAAGGTGCAGGCCTACGAGGGCATGCAGCTCAAGGATCAGGCCGCCGTCGAGATGGGTGACATCGTGGTCATGGCGGGATTGAACAAGGTCGGCATCGGCGACACCATCTGCCTCAAAGAGAGCCCGGTGCGTCTGAAGCGCATCGACGTGGACGAGCCTACCGTGTCCATGCGCTTCACCATCAACACCTCGCCCTTTGCCGGTCGCGAGGGTAAGATCGTGCAGTCGCGCAAGATCAAGGACCGTCTTGAAAAAGAGGCCCTGACCAACGTGGCCATCCAGGTCGAGGAGAGCGAGGATAAGGACTCCATGGTCGTCAAGGGGCGCGGCGAATTCCAGTTGGCCATCATCATCGAGACCATGCGCCGCGAAGGCTTCGAGCTTGGCGTCGGCCGGCCCGAGGTCATCTACAAGAAGGATGGCGGCAAGCTCCTTGAGCCCTTGGAGCACGTCTACGTGGACTGCGACGAGTCCTTCATGGGCGTGGTCACGGAGAAACTGTCCATCCGCCGCGGCAAGCTCCTCAATCTGGTCAACAACGGCAGCGGTCGCGTGCGCATGGAATTTTCCGTGCCGTCGCGCGCGCTCATCGGCTACCGGGACGAATTTTTGACCGACACCAAGGGCACGGGCATCATGAACTCCCTGTTCGACGGATACGGCGAGTACCGGGGTGATTTTCCGACACGTTTTTCCGGCTCCCTGGTCTGCGACAGACAGGGCCAGGCTGTGCCGTACGCGCTCTTCAACCTGGAGCCGCGCGGCCGGATGTTCGTGCGCCCGGGCGATGCGGTGTACGAGGGCATGATCGTCGGCGAGCACAACCGCGACAACGACATCGACATCAACCCCTGCAAGGAAAAGAAGCTGACCAACATGCGCGCCTCGGGCAAGGATGAAGCCATCATTCTCACCCCCGTTCTGCCCATGACGCTTGAGATGGCGCTTAACTTCATTCGTGACGACGAGATGGTCGAAGTGACTCCGCAGAACATCCGTCTGCGCAAGATCGAGCTTTCGGCCCAGAAGCGGCACACCATGTCCGCGCGCAAGAAGAAAGTCGAAGGAAAATAG
- a CDS encoding NAD(P)/FAD-dependent oxidoreductase has protein sequence MPKKVHDVIIVGGGPAGLFAAFHLAEQASLDVLLIEKGRDSLVRNCPMTGEQDCIHCKPCNILSGMGGAGLFSDGKLNFIPKLGKTDLTQFMSLGKATALIDETEGIFNRFNMDGKVYPTNIDEARSIRKEARKFGIDLLVIKQKHLGSDNLPGHITGMVEYIKSKGVTVRTKEEVVDILVTDGRVRGVTTAKGEYLADNVILAPGRVGAEWVGQLVQRHGLAVTQRGIEVGVRVEVHNEIMQDLCSIIYDPTFFIRTAKYDDLTRTFCTNYGGFIAQENYQDFVCVNGHAYMDKKSENTNFAFLSKVVLNEPVTDNQAYGESIGRLATLIGGGKPILQRFGDLKRGRRSTWNRIRNSYIEPTLKKVVCGDIAMALPERILTNLVEGLEKLNQVVPGVANDETLLYAPEIKFFATQVECDENLETAIEGLYVAGDGPGVAGNIVSAAATGLIPAKSILAKG, from the coding sequence ATGCCCAAGAAAGTCCATGACGTGATCATTGTCGGCGGCGGTCCGGCAGGTTTGTTCGCGGCCTTCCACTTGGCCGAGCAGGCGAGCCTTGATGTGCTTCTTATCGAGAAGGGGCGTGATTCCCTGGTCCGCAACTGTCCCATGACCGGCGAGCAGGATTGCATCCACTGCAAGCCCTGCAACATTCTTTCGGGCATGGGCGGGGCCGGGCTTTTTTCCGACGGCAAGCTCAACTTCATACCCAAGCTGGGCAAGACCGATCTGACCCAGTTCATGAGTCTGGGCAAGGCCACCGCGCTTATCGACGAAACGGAAGGCATCTTCAACCGTTTCAACATGGACGGCAAAGTCTATCCGACCAATATCGACGAGGCCCGTTCCATCCGCAAGGAAGCGCGCAAGTTCGGCATCGATCTTCTGGTCATCAAGCAGAAGCACCTCGGCAGCGACAACCTGCCCGGTCACATCACCGGCATGGTCGAGTACATCAAGTCTAAGGGCGTGACCGTGCGCACCAAGGAGGAGGTGGTCGACATCCTGGTGACGGATGGCCGGGTGCGCGGCGTGACCACGGCCAAGGGCGAGTATCTGGCGGACAACGTCATCCTGGCGCCGGGCAGGGTCGGGGCGGAGTGGGTCGGACAGCTCGTGCAGCGTCACGGCCTGGCCGTGACCCAGCGCGGCATCGAGGTCGGCGTGCGCGTGGAAGTGCACAACGAGATCATGCAGGACCTGTGCTCCATCATCTACGACCCGACCTTTTTCATCCGCACCGCCAAGTACGACGACCTGACCCGGACCTTCTGCACCAACTACGGCGGTTTCATCGCCCAGGAAAACTATCAGGATTTCGTCTGCGTCAACGGCCACGCCTACATGGACAAGAAGAGCGAGAACACCAACTTCGCCTTTCTGTCCAAGGTGGTCCTGAACGAGCCTGTGACCGACAATCAGGCTTACGGCGAGTCCATCGGCCGCCTGGCGACCCTTATCGGCGGCGGCAAGCCCATCCTGCAGCGCTTCGGCGACCTGAAGCGCGGCCGGCGGTCCACCTGGAACCGCATCCGCAACAGCTACATCGAGCCCACGCTCAAAAAAGTCGTGTGCGGCGACATCGCCATGGCCCTGCCGGAACGCATCCTGACCAATCTGGTGGAGGGGCTTGAAAAGCTCAATCAGGTCGTGCCGGGCGTGGCCAACGACGAGACGCTGCTGTACGCGCCGGAGATCAAGTTCTTCGCCACGCAGGTGGAATGCGACGAGAATCTTGAGACGGCCATAGAAGGACTCTACGTGGCCGGTGACGGACCGGGAGTGGCCGGCAATATCGTCTCGGCCGCGGCCACGGGTCTTATTCCGGCCAAGAGCATCCTGGCCAAGGGATAA
- a CDS encoding putative bifunctional diguanylate cyclase/phosphodiesterase, protein MNSTHPAPTANSPTPASILLVEDNAIVAFDMQQRLQKLGYQVQGIIASGEEAIAAVSRQAPSLILMDIFLDGGIDGIEAAKAILENTQIPIIYLTGHDDEETLNRAKITETFGYIIKPAESRDLHVAIEIALYKHAAAQALQKSEQQYRLLFDSMLNGFALHEVVTDDKGKPRDLLFLDVNPAFASFFDLPAKDIIGRSLRQLSEKVEPYWIDILAKTALTRESIRFDSFAGFVDKHFSVVAFSPQPRQVAAIFEDTTRRKDAEKHLQHRTFHDALTNLPNRALCLDRIQQAMERSQVRDDYLFAVVQIDIDRFKDVNDSLGHLVGDQLLQSVGHVLLDTVSAVDTVARLGDDEFVVLLEELPSKKTGTATIKKIKSALNRTLDIEHHSIHISACLGALFGPNECTSPENFLQGANIALRHAQEQGLDQLRFYAPEMQDKAIKKLDTETRLRNAISENEFFLALQPIFSITQNATLSGFEALLRWKPKHRGWVPPSEFIPIAEQTGLILPIGQWVLEQSCKVLHSWAEKYPGNTLSVSVNLSARQFSDPDLVHNLFSCIRHNRINPTQLKLEITESDVMTNPEATIQKLRIMKELGLAILVDDFGTGYSSMSYLQRFPIDTLKIDRSFVTQLDKHANRVIVRTIINLAHNLGLSVVAEGIETEAQCLTLQEMGCEYAQGFHFSRPILLDEIDDFISRHLKK, encoded by the coding sequence ATGAACTCCACCCACCCTGCGCCAACCGCCAACTCTCCCACTCCGGCCAGCATTCTTCTGGTCGAAGACAACGCCATTGTTGCCTTCGACATGCAACAGCGCCTGCAAAAACTCGGTTACCAGGTCCAGGGCATCATCGCCTCCGGCGAAGAGGCCATAGCGGCCGTATCCAGGCAAGCCCCGTCGCTCATCCTCATGGATATTTTTCTCGACGGAGGCATCGACGGCATCGAGGCGGCCAAGGCCATCCTCGAAAACACGCAGATTCCCATCATCTACCTGACCGGGCATGACGACGAAGAAACCCTGAACCGGGCCAAGATCACGGAAACCTTCGGCTACATCATCAAACCCGCGGAATCCCGGGACCTGCACGTAGCCATCGAGATCGCCCTCTACAAACACGCCGCCGCGCAGGCGCTGCAGAAAAGCGAACAGCAGTACAGGCTTCTTTTCGACTCCATGCTGAACGGCTTCGCCCTGCACGAGGTCGTGACCGACGACAAGGGAAAACCCAGGGATCTTCTTTTTCTCGATGTCAACCCGGCCTTTGCCAGCTTTTTCGACCTGCCCGCGAAAGACATTATCGGACGCAGCCTGCGTCAGCTCTCGGAGAAAGTCGAACCGTACTGGATCGACATCCTCGCCAAGACCGCCCTGACCCGCGAGTCCATCCGTTTCGACAGCTTCGCGGGATTTGTGGACAAGCATTTCTCCGTGGTCGCTTTTAGTCCCCAGCCTCGCCAGGTGGCCGCCATATTCGAGGACACCACCAGACGCAAGGATGCCGAAAAGCATCTGCAGCACCGAACCTTCCATGACGCCCTGACCAACCTGCCCAACCGCGCCCTCTGCCTGGACCGCATCCAGCAGGCCATGGAACGCAGCCAGGTGCGCGACGACTACCTTTTTGCCGTCGTGCAGATCGACATCGACCGTTTCAAGGACGTCAACGACAGCCTCGGGCATCTCGTCGGCGACCAGCTGCTCCAGTCCGTCGGACACGTCCTGCTCGATACCGTATCAGCCGTGGACACGGTAGCGCGCCTCGGCGACGATGAATTCGTGGTGCTGCTGGAGGAATTGCCCTCCAAAAAAACGGGCACGGCCACCATAAAGAAAATCAAGTCCGCGCTGAACCGCACCCTGGACATCGAGCACCACTCCATCCACATCAGCGCATGTTTAGGAGCGCTCTTCGGCCCCAACGAATGCACTTCACCCGAAAACTTTCTGCAGGGAGCCAACATCGCCCTGCGACACGCTCAGGAACAAGGACTCGATCAGCTCCGGTTTTACGCGCCGGAGATGCAGGACAAGGCCATCAAGAAACTGGATACGGAAACACGACTGCGCAACGCCATCAGCGAAAACGAGTTCTTCCTCGCCCTGCAACCGATTTTCTCCATTACCCAGAACGCGACCTTGAGCGGTTTTGAAGCCCTGCTGCGCTGGAAGCCCAAGCACAGGGGCTGGGTCCCCCCCAGCGAATTCATCCCCATCGCCGAACAGACCGGGCTCATCCTGCCCATTGGGCAATGGGTCCTGGAGCAGTCGTGCAAGGTGCTTCACTCCTGGGCCGAAAAATACCCGGGAAATACGCTCAGCGTGTCCGTCAACCTGTCCGCCCGCCAATTCTCCGACCCCGACCTGGTGCACAACCTGTTCAGCTGCATCCGCCACAACCGGATCAATCCCACGCAGCTCAAGCTCGAGATCACCGAAAGCGACGTCATGACCAACCCCGAGGCCACGATCCAGAAGCTTCGAATCATGAAGGAGCTTGGCCTGGCCATTCTGGTCGATGATTTCGGCACGGGGTATTCGTCCATGAGCTACCTGCAGAGATTTCCCATCGACACGCTCAAAATCGACCGCAGCTTCGTGACCCAGCTGGACAAGCACGCCAACCGCGTCATCGTGCGCACCATCATCAACCTGGCCCACAACCTGGGCCTGTCCGTGGTCGCCGAGGGCATCGAGACCGAGGCCCAGTGCCTCACGCTGCAGGAGATGGGCTGCGAGTATGCCCAGGGGTTCCATTTTTCAAGGCCGATCCTGCTCGATGAAATCGACGACTTCATCAGCCGGCATCTGAAAAAATAA
- a CDS encoding STAS domain-containing protein: MSAIVREGNSVTITPGQDLVSSMVPQFKQELASLLAESPTELRLDLAGTGMMDSIGIGVIIATHNSMKKKGGKLIIANASENILKLFKSMRLDQHLNLDS, translated from the coding sequence ATGTCTGCTATCGTCCGCGAAGGGAACAGTGTCACCATCACTCCGGGCCAGGACCTTGTGTCCTCCATGGTCCCGCAGTTCAAGCAGGAGCTGGCCTCGTTGTTGGCTGAATCGCCGACAGAGCTGCGCCTTGATCTGGCCGGGACGGGGATGATGGACTCCATCGGCATCGGAGTGATCATCGCAACCCATAACTCCATGAAGAAAAAAGGCGGGAAGCTGATCATTGCCAACGCTTCCGAAAATATACTCAAACTTTTCAAATCGATGCGTCTTGACCAACATTTGAACCTGGATTCGTGA